Proteins from a single region of Hydra vulgaris chromosome 12, alternate assembly HydraT2T_AEP:
- the LOC101241002 gene encoding uncharacterized protein LOC101241002 isoform X1: MLFKTFLFSLIFTSLLVVNYTKIQDEAERFFTIDENGNLLEAKETVYFTENYKILTPPKQNMGSSLIIHRSPSNKIENNAEASNKGIVQNFDLTKTFSELNSFNETKGEKVLHKNIIAVHLIKNSLNKKLNNKKTNFEYSKTFLPSYRPKSINVAHIQKAKITSYSKNVYNPMTSLKPITSMEFNLKETFRNLTQNTSQTAIKASSINNVNNVFEEEITINILNKTKVEPKASKINETKNNYFEDKKNNINAKNMLTNSTMKGYLSKNSNFTISKIGIFYNDEEKENNLSYSKRKFGENWKLLKNSNKSSNSYLLPNQKHVYTNQTLINSSKIDFSHENVFLKSHSLHLADTTEFVKLISDQPGYEKFTDLKALKKTNIVECTSSSMCPINKYCSNLLCYDCQKTTHACVEDEHCCKGLSCIYGRCDNKEKGTPGSICEKDTDCNGDSCCVIEPTIYENHGTCKRKLEEFHQCAPVLFRKVWIEEEKPKCGPCKDGLKCIEKGIIGSHLVCMKDEKIASN, translated from the exons atgttgtttaaaacatttttgttttcacTTATATTTACCTCGTTATTAGTTGTAAATTACACAAAAATACAAGATGAAGCCGAACGATTTTTTACTATTGATGAAAATGGTAACCTTTTAGAAGCAAAAGAGACCGTGTATTTTACGgaaaattataagatattaACGCCGCCTAAGCAAAATATGGGATCTTCGTTAATCATTCATAGAAGCCCTTCTAATAAAATTGAGAACAATGCAGAAGCAAGTAACAAGGGTatagttcaaaattttgatttaacaaaaactttttcagaaCTCAATTCTTTTAATGAAACGAAAGGGGAAAAAGTATTgcataaaaacattattgcaGTCCACTTGATCAAAAACtcgttaaataaaaagttaaacaataaaaaaacaaactttgaatATTCAAAGACATTTTTACCATCCTATAGACCAAAATCTATAAATGTTGCGCACATACAAAAGGCAAAAATAACGTCCTACAGTAAAAACGTTTATAATCCTATGACAAGTTTAAAACCAATAACTTCCAtggaatttaatttaaaagagaCTTTCAGGAACCTTACACAAAACACTTCTCAGACAGCAATAAAAGCTTCATCGATAAATAACGTAAATAATGTATTTGAAGAAGAAATcaccataaatattttaaacaaaacaaaagtagaaCCGAAAGCTTCTAAAATAAACGAAactaaaaacaactattttgaagataaaaaaaacaacatcaatGCAAAAAATATGCTTACGAACTCTACGATGAAAGGATACCTTTcaaaaaatagcaattttacAATTAGTAAAATTGGAATTTTCTATAACGACGaggaaaaagaaaacaacttgtcctattctaaaagaaaatttggCGAAAAttggaaacttttaaaaaattcaaataaatcatCTAATTCCTATTTATTACCAAACCAAAAACATGTTTACACAAACCAAACATTGATCAACTcatcaaaaattgatttttctcatgaaaatgtttttcttaaatcCCACTCATTGCATTTAGCTGATACGACTGAGTTTGTAAAACTTATTTCTGACCAACCCGGTTACGAAAAATTTACCGATTtaaaagcgttaaaaaaaact aatATAGTTGAATGCACTTCAAGCTCTATGTGtccaattaataaatattgttcaaaCTTGTTATGTTATGATTGTCAAAAAACTACTCACGCGTGCGTAGAAGATGAGCACTGCTGTAAGGGACTATCTTGTATTTACGGAAGGTGCGATAATAAAGAAAAGGGCACTCCag gttCAATATGCGAGAAAGACACTGATTGTAACGGTGACTCTTGCTGCGTGATTGAACCAACTATTTACGAGAATCACGGAACAtgcaaaagaaaacttgaagaATTTCATCAATGTGCACCAGTACTATTTAGAAAAGTTTGGATTGAGGAAGAAAAACCTAAATGCGGACCTTGTAAAGATGGCCTAAAATGCATCGAGAAAGG
- the LOC124817760 gene encoding uncharacterized protein LOC124817760, with translation MGIKSSKNTKKDIYRLKIHNLKNQLSLLEKAVNNYKNEASLASESHKSELISALNIINDQEKRLLSIEREYQTMKYCSKELEAIKMELNIMASEHKQTSHNLPSLIKQVGDKEIKSWNDSVLELKERYESAKQYTMELVSMELAHERELQDLQRRIRRLENVESISEVKPNESFIEQYKLIGENVDLNNVNEQASKYDKKFLKLDAAIKKLKDDLILSNFNKKL, from the exons atGGGAATCAAATCATCTAAAAATacgaaaaaagatatttatcgtttaaagattCATAACTTAAAGAACCAGTTGAGTTTGTTAGAAAAAGCTGTGAACAATTATAAAAACGAGGCTTCACTAGCTTCTGAATCTCACAAGTCAGAACTAATTTCGGCTTTAAACATAATTAACGATCAA GAAAAAAGACTTTTATCAATAGAGAGAGAATATCAAACAATGAAGTATTGTTCAAAAGAGTTAGAAGCAATAAAAATGGAGTTAAACATAATGGCAAGTGAACATAAACAAACAAGCCATAATCTTCCATCGCTTATTAAGCAAGTTGGAGACAAAGAGATAAAATCTTGGAATGACAGTGTTCTTGAATTAAAA GAACGTTACGAATCCGCAAAACAGTATACAATGGAACTTGTTTCCATGGAACTGGCCCATGAACGAGAACTTCAGGATTTACAAAGACGAATACGGCGTTTAGAAAACGTAGAATCAATTTCTGAAGTTAAGccaaatgaaagttttattgaaCAATACAAGTTAATCGGCGAAAACGTTGATCTTAACAACGTCAACGAGCAAGCttcaaaatatgataaaaagtttttaaaacttgatgctgcaattaaaaagttaaaagacgATTTGATACTttctaattttaacaaaaaactttag
- the LOC101240719 gene encoding uncharacterized protein LOC101240719 isoform X2 has product MDLIKYVSFLGILAIVACTATKIPCNSTQEYDAQNVNAFSTKCLCDFEECNENVDWFEVFGKSCVKAGFECCSKRRQICRMHASSIEQYDKCSKEYIVCSIKINSNKNN; this is encoded by the exons atggatCTCATCAAATACGTTTCTTTTCTCGGGATTTTAGCAATTGTTGCATGCACTGCAACAAAGATTCCATGCAATTCCACGCAAG AATACGATGCTCAAAATGTGAATGCTTTTTCTACAAAG tgcTTATGCGATTTCGAGGAATGTAATGAAAACGTTGATTGGTTTgaagtttttggaaaatcttgCGTCAAGGCGGGTTTTGAATGC tgttcaaaaagaAGACAAATCTGCAGAATGCATGCATCTTCAATCGAACAGTATGACAAGTGTTCAAAGGAATATATCGTTTGCAgtataaaaatcaattcaaataaaaataattaa
- the LOC101240719 gene encoding uncharacterized protein LOC101240719 isoform X1: MDLIKYVSFLGILAIVACTATKIPCNSTQGEKYDAQNVNAFSTKCLCDFEECNENVDWFEVFGKSCVKAGFECCSKRRQICRMHASSIEQYDKCSKEYIVCSIKINSNKNN; this comes from the exons atggatCTCATCAAATACGTTTCTTTTCTCGGGATTTTAGCAATTGTTGCATGCACTGCAACAAAGATTCCATGCAATTCCACGCAAGGtgaaa AATACGATGCTCAAAATGTGAATGCTTTTTCTACAAAG tgcTTATGCGATTTCGAGGAATGTAATGAAAACGTTGATTGGTTTgaagtttttggaaaatcttgCGTCAAGGCGGGTTTTGAATGC tgttcaaaaagaAGACAAATCTGCAGAATGCATGCATCTTCAATCGAACAGTATGACAAGTGTTCAAAGGAATATATCGTTTGCAgtataaaaatcaattcaaataaaaataattaa
- the LOC101241002 gene encoding protein PF3D7_1417600 isoform X4, translating to MLFKTFLFSLIFTSLLVVNYTKIQDEAERFFTIDENGNLLEAKETVYFTENYKILTPPKQNMGSSLIIHRSPSNKIENNAEASNKGIVQNFDLTKTFSELNSFNETKGEKVLHKNIIAVHLIKNSLNKKLNNKKTNFEYSKTFLPSYRPKSINVAHIQKAKITSYSKNVYNPMTSLKPITSMEFNLKETFRNLTQNTSQTAIKASSINNVNNVFEEEITINILNKTKVEPKASKINETKNNYFEDKKNNINAKNMLTNSTMKGYLSKNSNFTISKIGIFYNDEEKENNLSYSKRKFGENWKLLKNSNKSSNSYLLPNQKHVYTNQTLINSSKIDFSHENVFLKSHSLHLADTTEFVKLISDQPGYEKFTDLKALKKTNIVECTSSSMCPINKYCSNLLCYDCQKTTHACVEDEHCCKGLSCIYGRCDNKEKGTPGSICEKDTDCNGDSCCVIEPTIYENHGTCKRKLEEFHQCAPVLFRKVWIEEEKPKCGPCKDGLKCIEKGCDT from the exons atgttgtttaaaacatttttgttttcacTTATATTTACCTCGTTATTAGTTGTAAATTACACAAAAATACAAGATGAAGCCGAACGATTTTTTACTATTGATGAAAATGGTAACCTTTTAGAAGCAAAAGAGACCGTGTATTTTACGgaaaattataagatattaACGCCGCCTAAGCAAAATATGGGATCTTCGTTAATCATTCATAGAAGCCCTTCTAATAAAATTGAGAACAATGCAGAAGCAAGTAACAAGGGTatagttcaaaattttgatttaacaaaaactttttcagaaCTCAATTCTTTTAATGAAACGAAAGGGGAAAAAGTATTgcataaaaacattattgcaGTCCACTTGATCAAAAACtcgttaaataaaaagttaaacaataaaaaaacaaactttgaatATTCAAAGACATTTTTACCATCCTATAGACCAAAATCTATAAATGTTGCGCACATACAAAAGGCAAAAATAACGTCCTACAGTAAAAACGTTTATAATCCTATGACAAGTTTAAAACCAATAACTTCCAtggaatttaatttaaaagagaCTTTCAGGAACCTTACACAAAACACTTCTCAGACAGCAATAAAAGCTTCATCGATAAATAACGTAAATAATGTATTTGAAGAAGAAATcaccataaatattttaaacaaaacaaaagtagaaCCGAAAGCTTCTAAAATAAACGAAactaaaaacaactattttgaagataaaaaaaacaacatcaatGCAAAAAATATGCTTACGAACTCTACGATGAAAGGATACCTTTcaaaaaatagcaattttacAATTAGTAAAATTGGAATTTTCTATAACGACGaggaaaaagaaaacaacttgtcctattctaaaagaaaatttggCGAAAAttggaaacttttaaaaaattcaaataaatcatCTAATTCCTATTTATTACCAAACCAAAAACATGTTTACACAAACCAAACATTGATCAACTcatcaaaaattgatttttctcatgaaaatgtttttcttaaatcCCACTCATTGCATTTAGCTGATACGACTGAGTTTGTAAAACTTATTTCTGACCAACCCGGTTACGAAAAATTTACCGATTtaaaagcgttaaaaaaaact aatATAGTTGAATGCACTTCAAGCTCTATGTGtccaattaataaatattgttcaaaCTTGTTATGTTATGATTGTCAAAAAACTACTCACGCGTGCGTAGAAGATGAGCACTGCTGTAAGGGACTATCTTGTATTTACGGAAGGTGCGATAATAAAGAAAAGGGCACTCCag gttCAATATGCGAGAAAGACACTGATTGTAACGGTGACTCTTGCTGCGTGATTGAACCAACTATTTACGAGAATCACGGAACAtgcaaaagaaaacttgaagaATTTCATCAATGTGCACCAGTACTATTTAGAAAAGTTTGGATTGAGGAAGAAAAACCTAAATGCGGACCTTGTAAAGATGGCCTAAAATGCATCGAGAAAGG